The following are encoded in a window of Mycobacterium decipiens genomic DNA:
- a CDS encoding TetR/AcrR family transcriptional regulator, whose amino-acid sequence MPEWIPTERSAKGRLVLRALDAFSAQPFEEVNVVALCTAADVTTGTLYHHFETKLGLYEIVRLETERRTVDRIAGALAARADDPPAVAVRAALLVGFDYVVGTGRARLVGAPVPAGRDDLIETAVATVLVCDGTSARLWLAAWRAALMCTVEGYGVEPVRTALANFGLFDRG is encoded by the coding sequence ATGCCGGAGTGGATCCCGACGGAGCGCTCGGCGAAGGGACGCCTCGTACTTCGCGCTCTCGACGCGTTCAGCGCGCAGCCGTTCGAGGAGGTAAACGTTGTCGCGCTATGTACGGCGGCCGATGTCACGACCGGGACGCTTTATCACCACTTCGAAACCAAACTCGGGCTGTACGAAATCGTCCGGCTCGAAACGGAGCGCAGGACCGTCGACCGGATCGCGGGCGCGCTGGCGGCTCGCGCGGACGATCCCCCGGCGGTGGCGGTGCGGGCGGCGTTGCTGGTTGGCTTCGACTATGTCGTCGGCACCGGTCGTGCTCGTCTGGTCGGCGCGCCGGTGCCCGCCGGGCGTGATGATCTGATCGAAACGGCGGTCGCCACGGTACTGGTCTGCGATGGCACCTCGGCGCGACTTTGGCTGGCGGCGTGGCGGGCGGCGCTAATGTGCACCGTGGAAGGTTACGGCGTCGAGCCGGTACGCACAGCCCTGGCGAACTTCGGCCTCTTCGACCGCGGGTGA
- a CDS encoding VOC family protein, which produces MTTLGFLYLPVPELGSALAFYRDTLGWTEAWREGDHTVALALPGTEVQLMVDVDTERIGRPGPMLVVDDARAWIAKRSHELAVWLEPIEIPGGWWAGFEDLHGNAVYVLDQSTADQG; this is translated from the coding sequence ATGACCACGTTGGGGTTCCTCTACCTCCCCGTTCCCGAGCTCGGGTCCGCGCTGGCGTTCTATCGCGACACTTTGGGCTGGACCGAGGCTTGGCGCGAGGGCGACCACACCGTTGCGCTCGCCCTACCCGGCACCGAGGTGCAGCTCATGGTCGACGTCGACACCGAACGCATTGGCAGACCGGGGCCCATGCTTGTCGTCGACGACGCGCGGGCGTGGATCGCAAAGCGAAGCCACGAACTGGCCGTGTGGCTCGAACCGATCGAGATCCCGGGCGGATGGTGGGCCGGGTTCGAAGATTTGCACGGCAATGCGGTTTACGTCCTCGATCAATCCACCGCCGACCAGGGATAG
- a CDS encoding TetR/AcrR family transcriptional regulator, whose amino-acid sequence MAKGDRRVRADAARNRARVLEVAYQTFAADGLSVPIDEIARRAGVGAGTVYRHFPTKEALFQAVIVDRIDRIVDEGRVLLESEQPGEALFTFLRSMVLQWGAADRGLVEALAGVGIEVDNAAPEAEADFLGLLADLLASARRAGTVRLDVGVSELKTLLVGCQAMQSYNAQLAERVTQVALDGLRGMGK is encoded by the coding sequence ATGGCGAAAGGCGATCGCCGGGTGCGCGCTGATGCCGCCCGGAACCGGGCTCGCGTGTTGGAGGTCGCCTACCAGACGTTTGCCGCCGACGGTTTGTCGGTGCCGATCGACGAGATCGCCCGGCGCGCGGGGGTTGGCGCGGGCACGGTGTACCGGCATTTCCCGACCAAAGAGGCGCTGTTCCAGGCGGTGATCGTCGACCGGATCGACCGCATCGTCGACGAGGGACGTGTCCTGCTTGAATCCGAGCAGCCCGGCGAGGCGCTGTTTACCTTCCTGCGGTCGATGGTGTTGCAGTGGGGAGCCGCCGACCGCGGCCTGGTCGAGGCGTTGGCCGGCGTCGGGATCGAGGTCGACAATGCAGCCCCCGAGGCCGAGGCGGACTTCCTGGGCCTTCTCGCAGACCTGTTGGCCTCCGCCCGCCGCGCGGGCACGGTGCGGTTGGACGTCGGAGTATCCGAATTGAAGACGCTCCTGGTCGGGTGCCAAGCCATGCAGAGCTACAACGCGCAGTTGGCCGAAAGGGTGACCCAGGTCGCCCTCGACGGCCTCAGGGGAATGGGAAAGTGA
- a CDS encoding YdeI/OmpD-associated family protein: MSQRLPGGVVHKLPADLRESLIANPAALAAWKDITPLARNEFICWVEDAKQETTRQRRIRRTQEELEQGQRRPCCWPGCTHRERTGG; the protein is encoded by the coding sequence ATGAGCCAGCGACTCCCGGGTGGGGTTGTCCACAAGCTGCCCGCAGACTTGCGCGAGTCGCTGATCGCCAACCCGGCGGCACTCGCTGCCTGGAAGGACATCACACCGTTGGCGCGTAACGAGTTCATCTGTTGGGTCGAGGATGCCAAGCAGGAAACGACCCGACAGCGCCGCATCCGCCGGACTCAGGAGGAACTCGAGCAGGGCCAGCGCCGGCCCTGCTGCTGGCCGGGGTGCACGCACCGCGAGCGCACCGGCGGATAA
- a CDS encoding EspA/EspE family type VII secretion system effector → MGAITASGVALTTAYSAGMSFASGEWQTGITQTVGAVGYGAFAYGQYKAESAAFKSQTVFLDTGIVLTTMVDLLFGGASNKGQGYSIGSKSFELANRTLADAVVDSSSWTGSAADAYGARNSDQMTRTTTMATLDSQIASILAKQARQIKAKKTQLARAKMSLVAAVPVAMSLRLIQPGGEAISVAFELAVFTAAMAVVERALGFMLADASDNRRAVLDVRHQYCAVAAATAQPGGTAPKPSPRAAPALTTTVAGVPEASGVSSTAPDDDAVALANIATGSVGAQAGSASPVTDPQGPANAPGTTRGPAGGSTDAPATVPRLNDWAAQSSGRTATSAQRKAEAAQRPTRPAHADERGRAAERTGADDAKGAAAGARDGERAPIGGATGGAEQEREPNPVQRSL, encoded by the coding sequence ATGGGTGCAATCACAGCTTCCGGCGTGGCCCTCACCACCGCCTATTCGGCGGGTATGAGTTTCGCGTCGGGTGAGTGGCAGACCGGCATAACTCAGACGGTCGGCGCCGTTGGGTACGGTGCGTTCGCATATGGCCAATACAAGGCCGAAAGCGCGGCCTTCAAATCGCAGACGGTGTTCCTCGACACGGGAATAGTGCTCACCACCATGGTGGACCTACTGTTTGGCGGCGCGTCGAATAAGGGGCAAGGCTACTCGATCGGTTCGAAGAGCTTCGAACTCGCCAACCGAACCCTGGCGGATGCCGTTGTGGACTCCAGCAGCTGGACGGGATCCGCCGCCGACGCGTACGGCGCGCGGAACAGCGATCAGATGACTCGGACCACCACCATGGCCACCCTTGATTCGCAGATCGCGAGCATACTGGCGAAGCAGGCTCGACAGATCAAAGCGAAGAAGACTCAGCTGGCGCGGGCGAAGATGAGCCTGGTCGCAGCCGTGCCGGTCGCCATGAGTCTCCGGTTGATTCAACCTGGCGGCGAGGCAATTTCGGTGGCGTTCGAGCTCGCCGTCTTCACCGCTGCGATGGCGGTTGTTGAGCGAGCGCTTGGATTCATGCTGGCGGATGCGAGCGACAACCGGCGTGCGGTACTAGACGTCCGGCACCAGTACTGTGCGGTCGCTGCCGCGACGGCGCAGCCCGGTGGCACAGCGCCCAAGCCGTCACCTCGTGCGGCCCCGGCCTTGACGACCACCGTTGCTGGGGTTCCCGAGGCGTCGGGGGTGTCCTCCACCGCACCGGACGACGACGCCGTTGCGCTGGCAAACATCGCAACCGGGAGCGTCGGCGCGCAGGCGGGATCCGCATCGCCGGTGACGGACCCGCAAGGGCCCGCGAACGCGCCGGGGACCACGCGCGGACCCGCGGGCGGGTCGACGGACGCACCGGCTACCGTGCCCAGGCTAAACGATTGGGCGGCCCAATCCTCCGGGCGCACCGCAACTTCCGCGCAGCGGAAAGCCGAGGCGGCCCAGCGGCCCACGCGTCCGGCGCACGCCGACGAGCGGGGCCGTGCCGCGGAGCGCACCGGCGCCGACGACGCCAAAGGAGCGGCCGCGGGCGCGCGCGACGGGGAGCGCGCACCGATCGGTGGCGCAACGGGCGGCGCTGAACAGGAGCGGGAGCCGAACCCGGTACAGCGTAGCTTGTGA
- a CDS encoding SDR family NAD(P)-dependent oxidoreductase, protein MTKWTAADIPDQTGRTAVVTGANTGLGFETAAALAARGALVVLAVRNLDKGKQAAARITGATAGADVELQELDLASLESVRAAAAQLKSDHERIDLLINNAGVMYTPKSRTADGFEMQFGTNHLGHFALTGLLLDRLLPVAGSRVVTVSSLGHRIRAAIHFDDLQWETSYSRVGAYGQSKLANLLFTYELQRRLAPGGTTIGVAAHPGGSNTELMRNLPRWVTAASILLEPFVQDADRGALPILRAATDPAVRGGQYFGPDGFGEIRGYPKVVASSAQSHDVELQRRLWTVSEELTGVVYPVG, encoded by the coding sequence ATGACCAAATGGACCGCCGCCGACATTCCCGACCAGACCGGACGCACCGCTGTGGTCACCGGCGCCAACACCGGGCTTGGCTTCGAAACCGCCGCCGCGCTCGCCGCGCGGGGCGCACTCGTGGTGCTGGCCGTACGCAACCTCGACAAGGGCAAGCAGGCCGCCGCGCGCATCACCGGGGCTACTGCTGGCGCCGATGTCGAGCTGCAGGAGCTCGACCTGGCCTCGCTGGAGTCCGTGCGAGCCGCCGCGGCGCAGCTGAAGTCCGATCACGAGCGCATCGACCTGCTGATCAACAATGCCGGGGTGATGTACACGCCCAAGTCGAGAACCGCCGACGGCTTCGAGATGCAGTTCGGCACCAATCATTTGGGCCACTTTGCATTGACCGGCCTGCTGCTGGATCGGCTGTTGCCCGTCGCTGGTTCGCGGGTGGTCACCGTCAGCAGCCTTGGCCACCGCATCCGCGCCGCAATCCATTTCGATGACCTGCAGTGGGAGACCAGCTACAGCCGGGTCGGTGCCTACGGGCAATCCAAACTCGCCAATCTGCTGTTCACCTATGAACTTCAGCGCCGACTAGCGCCTGGCGGGACCACCATTGGGGTGGCTGCGCACCCGGGCGGCTCCAACACCGAGCTGATGCGTAACCTGCCTCGGTGGGTCACCGCGGCAAGCATCCTGCTGGAGCCCTTCGTGCAAGACGCCGATCGAGGTGCGCTGCCGATACTGCGTGCCGCCACCGATCCGGCGGTGCGGGGTGGTCAGTACTTCGGACCCGACGGATTCGGTGAAATACGGGGCTACCCGAAAGTCGTGGCCTCCAGCGCGCAGTCTCACGACGTCGAGCTGCAGCGGCGGCTGTGGACGGTCTCCGAGGAACTCACCGGGGTCGTCTATCCCGTCGGATGA
- the erm gene encoding 23S ribosomal RNA methyltransferase Erm has protein sequence MSYPHAGRHEFGQNFIHDRNVIDAVIAAVARTPGPIVEIGAGDGALTVPMQMLNRRVTAIEIDRRRAGRLRRRVTPPTTVVTADFLRYRLPRHPHTVVGNLPFHLTTAVLRRLLHAPGWTDAVLLVQWEVARRRAGVGGATMMTAQWWPWFDFALVQRVPAAAFRPRPDVDGGLLTITRRRKPLIDTADRADYQVLVHQVFTARGRGLGQILGRRGLTRELLRANGIRSDALPRDLTAAQWADLFGTKCQAAQSSHRR, from the coding sequence TTGTCATACCCCCACGCAGGCCGACATGAGTTCGGCCAGAACTTCATTCACGATCGCAATGTCATCGACGCCGTCATCGCGGCCGTCGCGCGAACGCCCGGCCCGATCGTCGAGATCGGGGCCGGCGACGGGGCGCTGACGGTGCCCATGCAGATGCTGAATCGACGGGTAACCGCGATCGAGATCGACCGCCGTCGGGCTGGGCGGTTGCGTCGTCGGGTCACCCCGCCCACAACGGTGGTCACCGCCGACTTCCTGCGGTACCGGTTGCCGCGCCATCCGCACACTGTCGTCGGCAACCTGCCCTTCCACCTCACCACCGCGGTGCTGCGCCGACTGCTGCACGCGCCGGGCTGGACCGATGCGGTGCTGCTGGTGCAGTGGGAGGTGGCCCGCCGGCGCGCCGGTGTCGGTGGTGCGACAATGATGACCGCGCAGTGGTGGCCGTGGTTCGATTTTGCACTGGTGCAACGGGTTCCGGCGGCGGCGTTCCGGCCTCGGCCGGATGTCGACGGCGGCCTGCTGACCATCACCAGGCGGAGGAAACCGCTGATCGACACCGCGGACCGAGCCGACTACCAGGTCCTGGTGCACCAGGTCTTTACCGCGCGCGGGCGGGGGCTAGGCCAGATCCTGGGACGGCGGGGGCTGACCCGGGAGTTGTTGCGGGCCAACGGTATCCGTTCGGACGCGCTGCCGCGCGACCTGACCGCGGCGCAATGGGCGGACCTGTTCGGTACCAAATGCCAGGCCGCCCAGTCGTCGCACCGACGATAA
- a CDS encoding AAA family ATPase yields the protein MLVTVAVQNYRSLRQLVVPLRQLNVVTGHNGSGKSNLYRALRLLGNSARNGAVAALAREGGLSSTMWAGPAVIGKSVREGRHPVQGTVRAESVSLKLGFAGSDFGYAMDLGLPGPTRSAFQLDPELKVEAQWVGPVWRTATVIAQRGGPTARVRDGEGNWHVIADVLRPFDSMLSELADPVRAPELIQLRERIRSWRFYDHLRTDTDAPARRARIGTRTPVLDHDGADLAAALQTIREIGDDAALSEAVDRAFDGSRVEIRNDNGLFELALHQPGMLRPLGAAELSDGTLRYLLWIAALLTPRPPQLLVLNEPETSLHPELLPALASLIATAAERSQIVVVTHSESLVVALQEAADVHTVRLIKELGETRIAGQRLLDQPPWHWPPR from the coding sequence GTGCTGGTAACTGTCGCGGTTCAGAATTACCGCTCGCTACGTCAGCTGGTCGTTCCGCTGCGCCAGCTCAACGTCGTAACCGGTCACAACGGTAGCGGCAAATCCAACCTCTATCGAGCATTGCGCCTGCTGGGGAACTCGGCTCGCAACGGCGCGGTGGCCGCGCTGGCCCGCGAGGGTGGGTTGAGCTCAACGATGTGGGCAGGGCCGGCGGTGATCGGCAAGTCGGTGCGCGAGGGGCGCCATCCGGTCCAGGGGACGGTGCGCGCCGAATCGGTCAGCTTGAAGCTTGGCTTTGCCGGGTCCGATTTCGGCTACGCGATGGACCTGGGGTTACCCGGGCCGACGCGCAGCGCGTTCCAGCTTGATCCCGAGCTCAAGGTGGAGGCGCAGTGGGTCGGGCCGGTGTGGCGCACCGCGACAGTGATAGCGCAACGGGGTGGCCCCACCGCGCGCGTTCGTGACGGCGAGGGCAACTGGCACGTGATCGCCGACGTGCTGCGGCCGTTCGACTCGATGCTCAGCGAGCTGGCGGATCCGGTGCGCGCACCGGAGCTGATTCAGCTGCGCGAGCGCATACGTAGTTGGCGCTTCTACGATCATTTGCGCACTGATACCGATGCGCCCGCCCGGCGGGCCCGAATCGGTACGCGCACACCGGTACTGGACCACGATGGCGCAGATCTGGCCGCTGCCTTGCAAACGATTCGCGAGATCGGTGACGATGCTGCGCTCAGCGAAGCCGTCGACCGCGCGTTTGACGGCAGCCGCGTCGAGATTCGTAACGACAACGGTCTCTTCGAACTGGCTCTGCACCAGCCCGGAATGCTGCGGCCGCTGGGCGCCGCCGAGCTCTCCGACGGGACGCTGCGATATCTGTTGTGGATCGCGGCCCTGCTAACGCCGCGCCCGCCGCAGTTGCTGGTGCTCAACGAACCCGAGACCAGCCTGCACCCCGAGCTATTGCCCGCCTTGGCTTCGCTGATCGCCACGGCCGCCGAACGTAGCCAGATCGTCGTCGTCACCCACTCCGAATCCCTGGTCGTGGCGCTGCAAGAGGCCGCTGACGTGCACACCGTACGTCTGATAAAAGAACTTGGCGAGACCCGGATCGCGGGTCAGCGCCTACTTGACCAGCCGCCATGGCATTGGCCGCCACGCTAG
- a CDS encoding type VII secretion target has translation MADLMANSGYLTGLADQQDQAAGEIDAATAAADNAAAALWADHGPVCGECITALQATEKDRASAGTNLAGFSSYLAKSLRVAGTKFDSTDKSARESLDRQVVGG, from the coding sequence ATGGCGGATCTGATGGCGAATTCCGGGTACTTGACCGGCCTGGCCGATCAGCAAGACCAAGCCGCTGGCGAGATCGATGCCGCGACCGCAGCGGCCGACAACGCCGCCGCTGCGCTGTGGGCTGATCATGGTCCAGTATGCGGAGAATGCATCACCGCCCTGCAAGCGACGGAGAAGGACCGGGCAAGTGCCGGCACCAACCTAGCCGGATTCTCCAGCTACCTCGCCAAAAGCCTGCGTGTTGCTGGGACGAAATTCGACAGCACCGACAAAAGCGCGCGCGAGAGTCTCGACCGCCAAGTGGTTGGCGGCTGA
- a CDS encoding SDR family oxidoreductase, whose translation MRVAVAGATGNIGARAAAILEREGHHVIRISRSFGMDLTTGQGLDAALAGVDAVVDAISAPPATRDETLAYFGTTTRNLLAAEERAGVGHHVLLSIVGIHRTEGNPHYTGKRQQERLIEEGNVGWTIVPVTQFHDFAAMVVSWTERDGVATIAPLLVQPIAPDDVAAILAEVAAGKPHGRYADVAGPETQDLVDMARRTLEVRGRTVKLVPTWSGVFGESMAGNVMLPGHNARIAPTTFDDWLAAGAQ comes from the coding sequence ATGCGAGTTGCCGTGGCCGGCGCAACGGGCAACATCGGCGCGCGCGCCGCCGCTATCCTCGAGCGCGAGGGCCACCACGTCATACGCATCAGCCGCTCGTTCGGCATGGACCTGACCACGGGGCAAGGCTTGGATGCGGCCCTCGCCGGCGTCGACGCGGTGGTGGACGCGATCAGCGCGCCCCCGGCCACTCGTGATGAGACGCTGGCCTACTTCGGCACCACCACACGCAACCTGCTCGCCGCCGAGGAACGTGCGGGCGTGGGCCACCACGTCCTGCTGTCGATAGTCGGAATCCACCGAACAGAAGGCAATCCCCACTACACCGGCAAGCGTCAGCAGGAGCGCCTAATCGAAGAGGGCAACGTGGGGTGGACGATCGTGCCGGTCACCCAGTTTCATGACTTCGCGGCAATGGTTGTCAGCTGGACCGAGCGGGACGGCGTTGCCACCATCGCCCCGTTACTCGTTCAGCCGATCGCGCCCGACGACGTCGCCGCGATCCTGGCCGAGGTCGCCGCCGGGAAACCGCACGGCCGCTACGCCGACGTCGCCGGTCCCGAGACACAAGACCTGGTCGACATGGCGCGCCGCACCCTCGAGGTGCGCGGCCGCACGGTGAAGCTGGTCCCCACCTGGTCGGGCGTCTTCGGTGAGTCGATGGCCGGCAATGTCATGCTGCCTGGCCACAACGCTCGCATCGCCCCGACAACGTTCGACGATTGGCTGGCCGCCGGCGCCCAATAG
- a CDS encoding YbaB/EbfC family nucleoid-associated protein has product MNAGTHPQVAAVLQQTTRLHTTLDHYAHQVDTQTYTGTDEARTVQVTLDGRRWLTDLYVTDGLLRLGGPTVAQRINEALCNAREAAGSVISAQQEALIGGLAQITAALQTHFGLQPAHDRDDGDIDSADLDVGRR; this is encoded by the coding sequence ATGAACGCCGGTACCCATCCACAGGTCGCTGCGGTGTTGCAGCAGACGACGCGCCTGCACACAACCCTCGACCACTACGCGCACCAAGTAGACACCCAAACGTACACTGGCACAGACGAAGCCAGGACAGTTCAGGTCACGTTGGATGGACGCCGGTGGCTGACCGACCTCTATGTCACGGACGGCTTACTGCGGTTGGGCGGACCGACGGTTGCGCAACGGATCAACGAGGCGCTGTGCAACGCGCGGGAAGCCGCGGGGTCGGTCATCAGTGCCCAGCAGGAAGCCTTGATCGGGGGGCTTGCCCAGATCACCGCGGCGCTGCAGACACATTTCGGCCTACAGCCAGCTCACGATCGCGATGACGGTGACATCGACAGCGCGGACCTAGACGTCGGCAGACGTTGA
- a CDS encoding FAD-dependent oxidoreductase, translating to MAREISRQRLLRGAAGALAAGAVFGSVRVGSIRATAAPNASGWEGLSAALGGRVLRPDDGSQFAAAKQVFNTNYNGLTPAVIVTPTSPADVQKAITFAAANNLKVAPRSGGHSYVGASTANGTMVLDLRQLPGEIKYDNATGQVTVTPATGLYAIHQALADVGRGIPTGTCPTVGAAGHALGGGLGANSRHAGLLADQLRSATVVLPSGQAVTASASDHPDLFWALRGGGGGNFGVTTSLTFATFPTTDLDVVNLNFPPESFAQVLLGWQNWLRRADRSSWALADATVDPLGTHCRILATCPTGSGSSVASAIISAVGTQPTGTENHTFNYLDLVRYLAVGNLNPSPLGYVGGSDVLPTINAATAAAIASAVDAFPRGAGRMLAIMHALDGALATVAPGATAFPWRRQSALVQWYVETSGSPSAATSWLNTAHQAVRPHSVGGYVNYLEANQPPSRYFGPNLSKLSAIRQKYDPGRVMFSGLSF from the coding sequence TTGGCGCGTGAGATCTCCCGCCAGCGGCTCTTGCGGGGCGCCGCCGGAGCGCTGGCCGCCGGCGCAGTTTTTGGATCGGTCCGAGTCGGCTCGATCCGGGCGACCGCGGCTCCGAATGCCTCCGGCTGGGAGGGACTTTCTGCCGCCCTGGGTGGGCGAGTGTTGAGACCGGACGACGGTTCTCAATTCGCAGCGGCCAAGCAGGTTTTCAACACCAACTACAACGGCTTGACGCCGGCGGTGATCGTTACCCCGACATCGCCGGCGGACGTGCAGAAGGCAATCACATTCGCCGCTGCCAACAACCTCAAAGTCGCTCCCCGCAGTGGTGGGCACTCCTATGTGGGGGCTTCCACGGCGAACGGCACCATGGTGCTCGACCTGCGTCAGCTGCCCGGGGAAATCAAATACGACAACGCCACCGGGCAGGTCACCGTGACGCCCGCCACCGGGCTGTATGCGATCCACCAGGCGCTGGCCGATGTCGGCCGCGGCATCCCGACGGGCACTTGCCCGACGGTCGGTGCGGCGGGGCACGCCCTGGGCGGCGGGCTGGGCGCCAATTCCCGGCACGCCGGCCTGCTCGCGGACCAGTTGAGGTCGGCGACGGTGGTGTTGCCCAGTGGCCAGGCGGTCACCGCGTCGGCCAGCGACCACCCGGACCTGTTCTGGGCGTTGCGCGGCGGCGGTGGCGGAAACTTCGGGGTGACAACCTCGTTGACCTTTGCCACGTTCCCCACCACAGACCTCGACGTCGTGAACCTCAATTTCCCGCCGGAGTCGTTCGCTCAGGTCCTGCTCGGTTGGCAGAACTGGCTGCGCAGGGCCGACCGAAGCAGCTGGGCACTGGCAGATGCCACCGTCGACCCGCTGGGTACGCACTGTCGTATCCTTGCGACCTGCCCGACCGGGTCGGGTAGCAGCGTGGCCAGCGCCATCATTTCAGCCGTCGGAACGCAACCGACGGGCACCGAGAACCACACGTTCAACTATTTGGACCTGGTGAGGTATTTGGCGGTCGGGAACCTCAACCCGTCGCCGCTCGGGTATGTCGGCGGATCCGATGTGCTGCCCACCATCAACGCGGCCACCGCCGCGGCGATCGCCTCGGCGGTCGACGCCTTCCCGCGTGGGGCGGGTCGCATGTTGGCGATCATGCACGCGCTCGACGGCGCCCTCGCCACCGTCGCACCGGGGGCCACAGCCTTTCCGTGGCGTAGGCAGTCCGCGCTGGTGCAGTGGTACGTCGAGACCTCCGGTTCCCCGTCGGCGGCGACCAGCTGGCTCAACACCGCGCACCAAGCGGTGCGACCGCACTCGGTCGGCGGCTATGTGAACTATCTCGAGGCGAACCAGCCGCCATCGCGCTACTTCGGTCCGAACCTATCCAAGCTGAGCGCCATCCGGCAGAAGTATGATCCCGGCCGGGTCATGTTCTCGGGGCTGAGTTTTTAG
- a CDS encoding PPE domain-containing protein codes for MSAPQTLNVEHEELMARVAELEAPLPNPPSGNPVPPSQLAMVIRATAQIGLSADNMRLYLDAGSRERGRLAVSLRNAAKAYEETDEQAAQAIGKTDSNPDSGEPSGSPGTSGTSGTPPTPATPGSPGSPGSPQSRKATKPPNRLDCEPPPRFQIVNLNLNPIEQSFGDYVDLKQLARQIAAADQGVSFDAFAQEWAAYQTTLLEATYMFRPFSSWEGAAATAVESSFNAQRSWMYQMAELCASIAAQAQSVVSAQRQAVTDHPTSAQIATIERNYLSGNTELARRQYLAADAKSEETLAAYAKNVPLPLPALQPPQPPAAARITVPEPPDSSGLPLDQPGLVDGLAAGSSALSDVGSEISAGSATVTDPSPVPAGAGTGGTDNTVSSVPGAGLAPLTGSATRAAAMLPPPSLKPASATGGDVPAAELKPASAVGSTTPAPGSRLGSSAGGGGVPSIPLTDVESAARSSSATRNTAVGLGKPGSRVSGAIGGGGMGMAPVGQGAQGHGGKPKHAQRAEESLYTEKRPWTGGLIGRRRRNDLPDNMEPE; via the coding sequence ATGTCCGCGCCGCAGACCTTGAATGTCGAACACGAGGAACTCATGGCCAGGGTCGCCGAGCTGGAAGCCCCACTACCGAATCCACCATCCGGCAACCCCGTTCCGCCGAGCCAACTTGCCATGGTGATCAGGGCAACCGCTCAGATCGGGCTGTCGGCCGACAACATGCGGCTCTACCTTGATGCGGGGAGTCGGGAGCGGGGACGTTTGGCCGTATCCCTTAGGAACGCGGCCAAAGCCTACGAGGAGACTGACGAACAGGCCGCGCAGGCGATAGGCAAGACCGATAGCAACCCCGATTCGGGAGAACCATCCGGATCGCCTGGAACGTCTGGAACATCCGGAACGCCCCCAACGCCCGCTACGCCCGGGTCGCCCGGGTCGCCCGGGTCGCCACAATCCAGAAAGGCCACCAAACCACCCAACAGGCTCGACTGTGAACCACCGCCACGATTCCAGATCGTCAACTTAAACCTGAACCCGATCGAGCAATCCTTTGGTGACTACGTCGATCTGAAACAGTTGGCACGCCAAATCGCCGCAGCTGATCAGGGCGTATCGTTCGACGCGTTTGCCCAGGAGTGGGCCGCCTACCAAACAACGTTGCTAGAAGCCACCTACATGTTTCGGCCCTTTTCCTCCTGGGAGGGCGCCGCAGCGACGGCCGTCGAATCGAGCTTCAATGCACAAAGATCCTGGATGTACCAAATGGCGGAGTTGTGCGCCAGCATTGCTGCCCAGGCCCAAAGCGTCGTGTCCGCACAGCGTCAGGCGGTGACGGACCACCCCACGTCGGCCCAGATAGCGACGATCGAAAGGAACTACCTTTCGGGCAACACCGAACTCGCTCGCAGACAGTATTTGGCGGCGGATGCAAAGTCGGAGGAGACATTGGCCGCCTATGCCAAGAACGTGCCGCTACCCCTACCGGCGCTGCAGCCGCCGCAACCTCCGGCGGCTGCCCGCATCACGGTTCCCGAGCCCCCCGATTCTTCGGGGCTCCCCCTAGATCAACCCGGCTTGGTCGACGGGCTTGCTGCGGGGTCGTCGGCGCTTTCCGATGTCGGTAGCGAGATCTCGGCGGGGTCGGCAACGGTCACCGACCCCTCGCCGGTGCCGGCTGGCGCCGGGACCGGCGGGACGGACAACACCGTGAGCAGTGTGCCGGGCGCAGGGCTGGCGCCGTTGACCGGTTCGGCGACCAGGGCGGCAGCGATGCTGCCGCCGCCGTCGCTCAAGCCGGCGTCGGCCACCGGCGGCGATGTGCCGGCGGCGGAGTTGAAGCCCGCATCTGCCGTCGGATCGACGACACCGGCCCCGGGTTCTCGGCTAGGCAGTTCAGCGGGCGGTGGCGGCGTACCGTCGATCCCGCTGACTGACGTCGAATCAGCGGCACGGTCCTCGTCGGCAACGCGCAATACCGCTGTGGGCCTGGGCAAGCCGGGTTCGCGTGTGAGTGGCGCGATCGGCGGTGGCGGCATGGGTATGGCACCAGTGGGGCAGGGCGCTCAGGGTCACGGCGGCAAGCCCAAGCACGCCCAACGGGCCGAGGAGTCACTGTATACCGAGAAGCGCCCATGGACCGGGGGCCTCATTGGTAGACGGCGGCGCAATGATCTTCCCGACAACATGGAGCCAGAATGA